A stretch of the Danio rerio strain Tuebingen ecotype United States chromosome 18, GRCz12tu, whole genome shotgun sequence genome encodes the following:
- the pimr179 gene encoding serine/threonine-protein kinase pim-1 isoform X1, protein MRLIRNSRVHPLVEVQVQEPHPTAPAETPVDAGDRKWWKVSSFFKRLKRQDKSSSSHQQQLNARPSNEASVDAAEEKKERKWWKRFFRDQESSSKREQESEAQQPEEQKIDSPTSEVQEKLTTAGFSDDSSVASIEDLQLSISLDLSIYTEEQETRSSDEAPVSAAEEEKMEKAEKQKKMEKVEEKKVENVEKRKKWWRKSKAPKAEEQKGAAEQQKCEHHSMRIPRSSDDYILSHYQLGRELGVGGFGVVYQAKRLEDNLSVAVKYVNKNADHLKTYYHPEGRRLPLEIVLTLMANEGGSNPEIIQLLDWKDYSDHFVMIFEYPAPCQDLEDYMKDRGDKISEGLAKIVMRQVIQAILVCCQRKVFHRDLKPSNLLINIRTLQVKLIDFGCGDVLRDSYYRTYCGTIFYLPPEFLYHGVYHANPATVWSLGILLFRMVSGRYPFFFTLLWIRWKIWHKRHLSKELLQLLHELLVVNPEKRMNLKDILSHSWFTESE, encoded by the exons ATGCGGCTAATTAGAAATAGTCGAGTTCATCCATTGGTAGAAGTCCAGGTGCAGGAACCCCACCCCACTGCACCTGCTGAAACTCCTGTTGATGCCGGTGACAGAAAATGGTGGAAAGTTTCCTCCTTCTTCAAACGTCTTAAACGACAAGACAAGAGCAGCTCAAGTCATCAGCAACAACTGA ATGCGCGTCCAAGTAATGAGGCTTCAGTTGACGCTGCTGAGGAGAAGAAGGAGAGAAAGTGGTGGAAAAGATTCTTCAGAGATCAGGAGAGCAGCTCAAAGCGAGAGCAGGAGAGTGAAGCTCAACAACCTGAAGAACAAAAGATTGATTCTCCGACTTCTGAAGTGCAGGAGAAACTGACGACAGCAGGATTCAGTGATG ATTCCTCTGTCGCCTCAATTGAAGATCTCCAGCTCAGCATATCTCTGGATCTCAGCATTTACACAGAGGAACAAGAGACTCGTTCAAGTGATGAGGCTCCTGTCAGTGCTGCTGAGGAGGAGAAGATGGAGAAAGCGGAGAAGCAGAAAAAGATGGAGAAAGTGGAGGAGAAGAAGGTTGAGAATGTGGAGAAGAGAAAGAAATGGTGGAGAAAGAGTAAAGCTCCTAAAGCTGAAGAACAGAAGGGAGCTGCTGAACAGCAGAAGTGTGAACACCACTCCATGCGGATACCAAGATCCAGTGATG ACTACATCCTCAGCCACTACCAGCTTGGCAGAGAGCTGGGAGTCGGTGGATTTGGTGTGGTGTATCAAGCGAAGCGTTTGGAGGACAATCTCAGT GTGGCAGTGAAATATGTCAACAAGAACGCCGACCACTTGAAAACATATTAT CATCCAGAGGGAAGGAGACTTCCATTGGAGATTGTCCTCACGCTGATGGCGAATGAAGGGGGCAGTAACCCGGAGATCATCCAGCTGCTGGACTGGAAGGACTACAGTGACCATTTCGTCATGATTTTTGAGTATCCCGCTCCCTGTCAGGATCTGGAGGACTACATGAAGGATCGTGGGGATAAAATCAGTGAGGGTTTGGCTAAGATAGTCATGAGGCAGGTGATTCAGGCTATCCTGGTGTGCTGCCAGCGCAAGGTTTTCCATCGCGACCTCAAACCCTCCAACCTCCTCATCAACATCAGGACACTCCAGGTCAAACTCATTGACTTTGGGTGCGGTGACGTTTTGAGGGACTCCTACTACAGGACCTACTGTG GCACAATATTTTACCTTCCTCCTGAGTTCTTGTACCATGGGGTATACCACGCCAATCCTGCCACAGTGTGGTCTCTGGGGATTCTGCTGTTCAGAATGGTGAGCGGAAGATATCCGTTCTTCTTCACATTGCTGTGGATCCGGTGGAAAATCTGGCACAAAAGACACCTGTCAAAGG AACTGCTCCAACTTCTCCATGAGCTCCTCGTGGTAAACCCAGAGAAACGGATGAATCTGAAGGACATCCTTTCCCACAGCTGGTTTACG gAAAGCGAATGA
- the pimr179 gene encoding serine/threonine-protein kinase pim-3 isoform X2 gives MYYILSHYQLGRELGVGGFGVVYQAKRLEDNLSVAVKYVNKNADHLKTYYHPEGRRLPLEIVLTLMANEGGSNPEIIQLLDWKDYSDHFVMIFEYPAPCQDLEDYMKDRGDKISEGLAKIVMRQVIQAILVCCQRKVFHRDLKPSNLLINIRTLQVKLIDFGCGDVLRDSYYRTYCGTIFYLPPEFLYHGVYHANPATVWSLGILLFRMVSGRYPFFFTLLWIRWKIWHKRHLSKELLQLLHELLVVNPEKRMNLKDILSHSWFTESE, from the exons ATGT ACTACATCCTCAGCCACTACCAGCTTGGCAGAGAGCTGGGAGTCGGTGGATTTGGTGTGGTGTATCAAGCGAAGCGTTTGGAGGACAATCTCAGT GTGGCAGTGAAATATGTCAACAAGAACGCCGACCACTTGAAAACATATTAT CATCCAGAGGGAAGGAGACTTCCATTGGAGATTGTCCTCACGCTGATGGCGAATGAAGGGGGCAGTAACCCGGAGATCATCCAGCTGCTGGACTGGAAGGACTACAGTGACCATTTCGTCATGATTTTTGAGTATCCCGCTCCCTGTCAGGATCTGGAGGACTACATGAAGGATCGTGGGGATAAAATCAGTGAGGGTTTGGCTAAGATAGTCATGAGGCAGGTGATTCAGGCTATCCTGGTGTGCTGCCAGCGCAAGGTTTTCCATCGCGACCTCAAACCCTCCAACCTCCTCATCAACATCAGGACACTCCAGGTCAAACTCATTGACTTTGGGTGCGGTGACGTTTTGAGGGACTCCTACTACAGGACCTACTGTG GCACAATATTTTACCTTCCTCCTGAGTTCTTGTACCATGGGGTATACCACGCCAATCCTGCCACAGTGTGGTCTCTGGGGATTCTGCTGTTCAGAATGGTGAGCGGAAGATATCCGTTCTTCTTCACATTGCTGTGGATCCGGTGGAAAATCTGGCACAAAAGACACCTGTCAAAGG AACTGCTCCAACTTCTCCATGAGCTCCTCGTGGTAAACCCAGAGAAACGGATGAATCTGAAGGACATCCTTTCCCACAGCTGGTTTACG gAAAGCGAATGA